The proteins below are encoded in one region of Meriones unguiculatus strain TT.TT164.6M chromosome 18, Bangor_MerUng_6.1, whole genome shotgun sequence:
- the Nup160 gene encoding nuclear pore complex protein Nup160 isoform X2 yields MCKENLGENVMEDICSKLQEIRNPVHAIGLLIREMDYETEVEMEKGFDPAQPLNVRMNLSQLYGSSTAGYIVCRGVYKIASTRFLICRDLLILQQLLTRLGDAVILGAGQLFQAQQDLLHRTAPLLLSYYLIKWASQCLATDVPVDTLESNLQHLSVLELTDSGALMANKFVSSPQTIMELFFQEVARKHIISHLFSQPKAPLSQTALNWPEMITAITSYLLQLLWPSNPGCLFLECLMGNCQYVQLQDYIQLLHPWCQVNVGSCRFMLGRCYLVTGEVQKALECFCQAASEVGKEEFLDRLIRSEDGEIVSTPKLQYYDKVLRLLDVVGLPELVIQLATSAITEAGDDWKSQATLRTCIFKHHLDLGHNSQAYEALTQIPDSSRQLDCLRQLVVVLCERSQLQDLVEFPYVNLHNEVVGIIESRARAVDLMTHNYYELLYAFHIYRHNYRKAGTVMFEYGMRLGREVRTLRGLEKQGNCYLAAINCLRLIRPEYAWIVQPASGPVSDRPGASPKRNHDGECTAAPTNRQIEILELEDLEKECSLAHIRLMLARHDPSAIAIAGSSSAKEMVTLLVQAGLFDTAISLCQTFKLPLTPVFEGLAFKCIKLQLGGEAAQAEAWAWLAANQLSSVITTKESSATDEAWRLLSTYLERYRVQNNLYHHCVINKLLSHGVPLPNWLINSYKKVDAAELLRLYLNYDLLEEAVDLVSEYVDAVLGKGHQYFGIEFPLSATAPMVWLPYSSIDQLLQALGENSANSHNIVLSQKILDKLEDYQQKVDKATRDLLYRRDL; encoded by the exons ATGTGTAAGGAGAATTTAGG AGAAAATGTGATGGAAGACATTTGTAGTAAACTACAAGAGATCAGAAACCCTGTCCATGCCATTGGACTTCTTATACGGGAAATGGATTATGAAACAGAAGTGGAAATGGAGAAGGGCTTTGATCCAG CCCAGCCTTTGAACGTTCGCATGAATCTTTCCCAGCTCTATGGTAGTAGCACAGCAGGGTATATTGTATGCAGAGGTGTGTATAAAATTGCCAGCACTCGCTTCCTGATCTGCCGAGACCTCTTGATCTTACAGCAGCTGTTAACAAGGCTAGGAGATGCA GTGATCTTGGGAGCTGGTCAGCTCTTTCAAGCTCAGCAAGACCTACTGCATCGCACAGCTCCCCTGCTCTTGTCTTACTACCTCATTAAGTGGGCAAGTCAGTGCTTGGCAACTGATGTTCCAGTTGACACACT gGAGTCTAATCTACAACATTTGTCAGTACTGGAACTAACTGATTCTGGTGCCTTAATGGCAAATAAATTTG tatctAGCCCTCAGACAATTATGGAGTTATTCTTCCAAGAAGTTGCAAGAAAACATATTATCTCTCATCTCTTCTCTCAACCAAAAGCTCCTTTAAGCCAAACTGCATTGAATTGGCCTGAAATGATTACTGCAATTACCAGTTACTTGTTGCAGCTTTT ATGGCCTAGCAATCCTGGTTGTCTCTTTCTAGAATGTTTGATGGGAAATTGCCAGTATGTACAACTACAG GATTATATTCAGCTGTTGCATCCCTGGTGTCAAGTCAACGTTGGATCCTGTCGATTTATGCTGGGACGCTGTTACCTGGTTACGGGAGAAGTACAGAAG GCCCTGGAATGTTTCTGTCAAGCAGCATCTGAAGTGGGCAAAGAAGAATTCTTAGATCGTTTGATCCGCTCGGAGGATGGGGAGATTGTGTCCACCCCCAAGTTGCAGTATTACGACAAG GTTTTGCGTCTACTGGATGTTGTTGGATTGCCTGAACTAGTTATTCAGCTGGCTACATCAGCAATTACTGAAGCAGGTGATGACTGGAAAAGTCAG GCTACTTTAAGAACGTGCATTTTCAAACATCATTTGGACTTGGGACACAATAGCCAAGCATATGAGGCCTTAACCCAAATTCCTGATTCCAGCAG GCAGTTAGACTGTTTGCGACAGCTGGTGGTAGTTCTTTGTGAGCGCTCCCAACTGCAGGATCTTGTAGAGTTTCCCTATGTGAATCTGCATAATGAG GTTGTAGGAATAATTGAATCACGTGCTAGAGCTGTAGACCTTATGACTCACAATTACTATGAACTTCTCTATGCATTTCACATCTACCGCCACAATTACCGAAAAG CCGGTACAGTGATGTTTGAATATGGTATGCGTCTTGGCAGAGAGGTTCGGACTCTCAGGGGCCTCGAGAAGCAAGGCAACTGTTACCTGGCAGCTATTAACTGTTTACGGCTTATTCGCCCGGAGTATGCATGGATCGTACAGCCAGCCTCTGGGCCAGTG tctgATCGCCCTGGAGCATCTCCTAAGAGAAATCATGATGGCGAGTGCACAGCTGCGCCAA CTAATCGGCAAATAGAAATTCTGGAACTGGAAGATCTTGAGAAAGAATGCTCTTTAGCTCACATTCGCCTCATGTTGGCTCGGCATGACCCATCAGCAATTGCCATTGCAG GAAGTTCATCAGCAAAGGAGATGGTCACTCTTTTAGTGCAGGCTGGCCTGTTTGACACTGCCATATCACTCTGCCAGACGTTTAAGCTTCCCTTAACACCAGTCTTTGAGGGGCTTGCTTTCAA GTGTATCAAGTTGCAGTTAGGAGGAGAAGCAGCACAAGCAGAAGCCTGGGCCTGGCTAGCAGCTAATCAGCTGTCTTCCGTCATCACCACTAAGGAGTCCAG TGCTACAGATGAAGCATGGAGGCTATTGTCAACTTACTTGGAAAGATACAGAGTCCAGAATAATTTGTATCATCACTGTGTGATTAACAAGTTGTTGTCTCACGGAGTCCCTCTACCTAATTGGCTTATAAACAGTTACAAG AAAGTTGATGCTGCTGAGCTGCTGCGTCTGTACCTAAACTATGACCTTTTAGAAGAAGCTGTGGATTTGGTCTCTGAATATGTAGACGCCGTATTAGGGAAAGGACACCAGTACTTTGGGATTGAG TTCCCACTGTCTGCAACAGCTCCAATGGTATGGCTTCCATACTCCTCTATTGATCAGCTTCTCCAGGCTCTAGGAGAAAACAGTGCCAACAGTCACAACATTGTA CTATCCCAGAAAATTCTTGACAAATTAGAAGACTACCAGCAAAAAGTTGACAAGGCAACACGGGATTTATTGTACCGACGAGACTTGTGA